The following are encoded in a window of Castanea sativa cultivar Marrone di Chiusa Pesio chromosome 5, ASM4071231v1 genomic DNA:
- the LOC142633972 gene encoding uncharacterized protein LOC142633972 isoform X2 — protein MEVPASTVSYRIGLNESYRPLPSVYLAFFSIWVFSACSWTINTYKNRHFQTNNLQWTLASVPLIKALQLALSFLFWYSCFNLQVCSLWMSFGVYVTGVLFQTACFVSFLLISHGYCIMCERLSVTERRTTAALGCVFYLTLVGYRASVPYFSVLLLLNYFISFYVIFHHISQNLSVLREQLSFIEDEDVHTMHDAVYTKYMMFKKFQATMQIVALAETVIYMNTDNSSETYWLRLLVREWAQFCIFLYIGWTFRSQDLTPGFSVMPNLKSKGETVVPPIFSIEMDAATFRDFRSHPWHIGVPTPSRDSSQDAVLVIIQHPHA, from the exons ATGGAAGTACCAGCAAGTACCGTGTCGTATCGTATCGGACTCAACGAGTCGTATCGGCCACTGCCTTCTGTGTACCTTGCCTTCTTCTCCATCTGGGTCTTCTCCGCTTGTTCTTGGACCATCAATACCTATAAAAACCGCCACTTTCAg ACGAATAATTTGCAGTGGACACTGGCGTCTGTTCCATTGATTAAAGCATTACAACTTGCCTTATCTTTCCTCTTTTG GTATTCATGCTTTAATCTTCAGGTATGTTCACTGTGGATGTCATTTGGGGTCTACGTAACTGGAGTGCTCTTCCAGACAGCTTGTTTCGTGTCCTTTTTGCTTATTTCTCATGGTTACTGCATCATGTGTGAGCGCCTTTCTGTAACTGAGCGTCGCACTACAGCTGCACTTGGGTGTGTCTTTTACTTGACTCTTGTTGGTTACAGAGCTTCTGTACCTTACTTCTCT GTGCTTCTGCTGctcaattattttatatcattctaTGTGATTTTCCACCATATATCTCAAAACCTGTCGGTATTACGGGAGCAGTTGAGCTTCATAGAGGATGAGGATGTTCATACAATGCATGATGCAGTGTATACAAAGTACATGATGTTCAA GAAATTTCAGGCTACAATGCAGATAGTAGCTTTGGCAGAAACTGTG ATATACATGAACACGGATAACTCATCAGAAACTTACTGGCTTCGCTTGCTAGTTCGTGAATGGGCACAATTCTGCATCTTTCTGTACATTGG GTGGACTTTCAGATCACAGGACTTGACACCAGGATTCTCTGTTATGCCAAACTTGAAGTCTAAAGGGGAGACTGTGGTGCCTCCCATCTTTAGTATT GAAATGGATGCAGCAACATTCAGAGATTTTAGGAGTCATCCGTGGCACATTGGTGTG CCAACTCCTTCTCGCGATAGCTCTCAAGACGCGGTTCTAGTGATAATTCAACACCCCCATGCATAA
- the LOC142633972 gene encoding uncharacterized protein LOC142633972 isoform X1, with translation MEVPASTVSYRIGLNESYRPLPSVYLAFFSIWVFSACSWTINTYKNRHFQTNNLQWTLASVPLIKALQLALSFLFWYSCFNLQVCSLWMSFGVYVTGVLFQTACFVSFLLISHGYCIMCERLSVTERRTTAALGCVFYLTLVGYRASVPYFSVLLLLNYFISFYVIFHHISQNLSVLREQLSFIEDEDVHTMHDAVYTKYMMFKKFQATMQIVALAETVIYMNTDNSSETYWLRLLVREWAQFCIFLYIGWTFRSQDLTPGFSVMPNLKSKGETVVPPIFSIEMDAATFRDFRSHPWHIGVVSVVYSDISFLEPYFQQRNLILFKC, from the exons ATGGAAGTACCAGCAAGTACCGTGTCGTATCGTATCGGACTCAACGAGTCGTATCGGCCACTGCCTTCTGTGTACCTTGCCTTCTTCTCCATCTGGGTCTTCTCCGCTTGTTCTTGGACCATCAATACCTATAAAAACCGCCACTTTCAg ACGAATAATTTGCAGTGGACACTGGCGTCTGTTCCATTGATTAAAGCATTACAACTTGCCTTATCTTTCCTCTTTTG GTATTCATGCTTTAATCTTCAGGTATGTTCACTGTGGATGTCATTTGGGGTCTACGTAACTGGAGTGCTCTTCCAGACAGCTTGTTTCGTGTCCTTTTTGCTTATTTCTCATGGTTACTGCATCATGTGTGAGCGCCTTTCTGTAACTGAGCGTCGCACTACAGCTGCACTTGGGTGTGTCTTTTACTTGACTCTTGTTGGTTACAGAGCTTCTGTACCTTACTTCTCT GTGCTTCTGCTGctcaattattttatatcattctaTGTGATTTTCCACCATATATCTCAAAACCTGTCGGTATTACGGGAGCAGTTGAGCTTCATAGAGGATGAGGATGTTCATACAATGCATGATGCAGTGTATACAAAGTACATGATGTTCAA GAAATTTCAGGCTACAATGCAGATAGTAGCTTTGGCAGAAACTGTG ATATACATGAACACGGATAACTCATCAGAAACTTACTGGCTTCGCTTGCTAGTTCGTGAATGGGCACAATTCTGCATCTTTCTGTACATTGG GTGGACTTTCAGATCACAGGACTTGACACCAGGATTCTCTGTTATGCCAAACTTGAAGTCTAAAGGGGAGACTGTGGTGCCTCCCATCTTTAGTATT GAAATGGATGCAGCAACATTCAGAGATTTTAGGAGTCATCCGTGGCACATTGGTGTGGTAAGTGTTGTATATTCAGACATATCATTTCTAGAACCTTATTTCCAACAGAGGAATCTTATTCTTTTCAAATGCTAG